From one Chloroflexota bacterium genomic stretch:
- a CDS encoding winged helix-turn-helix domain-containing protein → MKQWALSCWLALNANCIMLHEQLLTAVWGPEYRNDIDYLRAYIRYLRRKIEPDPANPRYILTTPGVGYMLACPTEQSN, encoded by the coding sequence ATGAAACAATGGGCGTTGTCATGTTGGTTGGCCCTGAACGCAAATTGCATCATGTTGCATGAACAACTCCTCACGGCTGTTTGGGGGCCTGAATACCGCAACGATATCGACTACCTCAGGGCTTATATCCGATACCTGCGTCGCAAGATTGAGCCAGATCCAGCCAACCCTAGATACATTCTCACCACACCTGGCGTAGGCTATATGCTCGCTTGTCCTACTGAACAATCCAACTAG
- a CDS encoding diacylglycerol kinase family lipid kinase produces MYQYKVIVNPIAGRGAGERAIPLIKQLLKGYGLDFDLIRTERPWHAAELAQQAVADGYEVVVAVGGDGTANEVLNGLMLAKQAGLGTATMGYISVGRGNDFGFGVGVPAGVEAGCKVLQQGYRRLIDVGRVEGGLYPQGRYFGNGVGIGFDAVVGFEAVKMKYLTGFPNYLVAALKTIFLYYRAPQVQIEYNEEDITQLSLMISIMNGRRMGGAFMMAPQAQIDDGLLDLCIAAQTSRPRIFALIPQFMKGTQSSQPEIKTARTNRIVVTALEGVLPAHADGETLCTEGKRLAVELLPRQIEIICQVAEATS; encoded by the coding sequence ATGTATCAATACAAGGTCATCGTGAACCCCATCGCCGGCCGAGGTGCCGGAGAGAGAGCTATCCCGCTTATCAAGCAACTACTGAAAGGTTACGGTCTGGACTTTGACCTCATCCGCACCGAGCGCCCCTGGCACGCGGCGGAACTGGCACAACAAGCCGTTGCCGACGGTTACGAGGTGGTTGTCGCGGTGGGTGGCGACGGCACGGCAAACGAAGTACTGAATGGTCTAATGCTGGCCAAACAAGCCGGGTTAGGCACAGCCACCATGGGCTATATCAGCGTCGGAAGGGGCAACGACTTTGGCTTTGGAGTGGGCGTGCCAGCAGGGGTGGAAGCCGGCTGTAAAGTGCTCCAACAGGGCTATCGGCGGCTGATTGACGTCGGTCGGGTCGAAGGAGGGCTATACCCCCAGGGTCGCTATTTCGGCAACGGCGTGGGTATTGGATTCGATGCTGTGGTCGGCTTCGAAGCGGTAAAAATGAAATACCTAACTGGCTTCCCGAACTACCTGGTCGCTGCCCTGAAAACCATCTTCCTGTACTACCGCGCTCCGCAAGTGCAAATCGAGTACAATGAAGAGGACATCACACAGCTATCGCTGATGATTTCTATCATGAATGGGCGCCGCATGGGTGGCGCTTTCATGATGGCTCCGCAAGCACAGATTGACGATGGATTGCTCGACCTTTGCATCGCAGCGCAAACGAGCCGCCCACGGATCTTTGCGCTGATCCCCCAGTTCATGAAAGGGACGCAGTCCTCCCAGCCCGAGATCAAGACAGCGCGAACCAACCGCATTGTGGTTACTGCTCTTGAGGGTGTCCTTCCTGCGCACGCTGATGGCGAGACATTGTGCACCGAGGGAAAACGCCTGGCTGTGGAGCTTTTGCCGCGCCAGATCGAAATAATTTGCCAAGTGGCGGAGGCAACTTCATGA
- the nadE gene encoding NAD(+) synthase, protein MSAAVQIRKGLRFDPVSTVRELEQFVQAEVTRLNKRGVVLGLSGGLDSTVCAYLCVRALGKKRVLALILPERDSDPQNIRDAELVAQTLGLDTTRIDLTPILTQMGVYGLISKEMAANRRVLELGLRWLARLTRQPSAFSQGLALLYHSHPNCWERLAHKLLWRPVAHVYAFAISKVRLRMILLYYHAFLNDCLVVGTTDKSEWSIGFYDKYGDGANDIALLRHLYKTQVRELARYLGVPLQIVNKASSGDLAAGLPNEALIGLTYEQLDAVLWGIEQGLSDEDIARQAGVKPAMIKAVHRAMRAARIRDELPAYL, encoded by the coding sequence GTGTCCGCAGCAGTCCAGATACGCAAGGGATTGCGCTTTGATCCCGTCAGTACGGTGCGCGAATTGGAGCAATTCGTACAAGCGGAGGTTACGCGGCTGAACAAACGCGGTGTGGTCCTGGGACTGAGCGGAGGGCTCGATTCAACGGTCTGCGCTTATCTGTGCGTACGTGCTCTGGGCAAGAAAAGGGTCCTGGCGCTCATTTTGCCCGAACGAGATTCAGACCCACAGAACATACGGGATGCCGAACTCGTTGCACAAACACTAGGGCTGGATACGACCCGCATTGACCTGACGCCCATCCTGACCCAAATGGGCGTCTACGGGTTGATCTCAAAGGAAATGGCTGCCAATCGGCGTGTTCTCGAGTTGGGTTTACGGTGGTTGGCTCGTCTCACGCGGCAGCCATCGGCGTTCAGCCAGGGGCTGGCACTGCTCTATCATTCCCATCCCAATTGCTGGGAGCGACTTGCGCACAAACTGCTCTGGCGACCTGTTGCTCATGTCTATGCCTTTGCCATCTCTAAAGTCCGCCTGCGCATGATCCTTCTCTACTACCATGCCTTTCTGAACGACTGCTTGGTAGTAGGCACAACCGATAAATCGGAATGGAGCATAGGTTTCTACGATAAATATGGCGATGGAGCGAACGATATTGCCTTGCTGCGCCACCTGTACAAAACGCAAGTGCGTGAACTAGCACGTTACCTAGGCGTGCCACTGCAAATTGTGAACAAGGCATCCTCAGGCGATTTAGCCGCCGGACTACCGAACGAAGCGCTCATCGGTCTAACTTACGAGCAACTGGATGCGGTACTCTGGGGGATAGAGCAGGGCCTGTCCGACGAGGATATTGCCAGGCAGGCTGGAGTCAAACCAGCGATGATCAAAGCGGTGCACAGGGCAATGCGCGCGGCACGCATCCGCGATGAACTTCCAGCGTATTTGTGA
- a CDS encoding NUDIX hydrolase, with protein MKSWKTLERRIVFQHSKYLTVESHTVELADGRIISDWPWIITPDFINVIAVTTEGKWLCFRQTKYAVEGTSLAPVGGYIEPGEDPLETAKRELREEMGYEASQWIHLGSYRMGANRGIATGHFYLARDAHYVTKPQSDDLEEQELLLLDSSEVEEALVKGEFKVLGWVANVALALLYLHRSSEPSWDQK; from the coding sequence ATGAAATCCTGGAAAACCCTGGAACGGCGTATTGTCTTCCAGCATAGTAAGTACTTGACCGTAGAAAGCCACACGGTGGAATTGGCAGATGGGCGCATTATCTCCGACTGGCCGTGGATCATCACGCCCGACTTCATCAATGTCATTGCTGTGACGACAGAGGGGAAATGGCTCTGTTTCCGCCAGACGAAGTACGCGGTGGAAGGCACATCGTTGGCACCAGTAGGAGGCTACATCGAGCCAGGAGAGGATCCACTAGAAACAGCAAAGCGGGAACTACGCGAAGAAATGGGCTATGAGGCTTCGCAATGGATTCATCTCGGTAGCTATAGGATGGGTGCCAATCGTGGTATCGCAACTGGACACTTTTACCTTGCACGTGATGCCCATTATGTGACAAAGCCCCAATCGGATGATTTGGAGGAGCAAGAGCTGCTCTTACTTGACTCTTCAGAAGTGGAAGAAGCGTTGGTTAAGGGCGAATTCAAAGTGCTGGGATGGGTCGCGAACGTGGCCCTCGCTCTGCTATACCTACACAGATCAAGCGAGCCATCTTGGGATCAGAAATAG
- the cadA gene encoding cadmium-translocating P-type ATPase encodes MTTMQQITLPITGLDCIDCARTLEDGVAQLEGVQAAELNFAAASLAVQFNTQQTNPAQIIARIKELGYDVALGDELVFELDELDCADCAAKLERAVAALPHVIEAQVNFATAQMRVRGIAGQDLPEMVIRQAADLGYAARLRSPTVGQMKTPKHSWRSYLVQQQRLMLTIASGFFWAVAFLLRIMGATESPVKITYFLAILCGGYHVAKSGWAALRTTRSLDMNALMSIAAIGAMAIGEWAEGATAMFLFSLGNALETLTMDRARQAIRRLVELSPKEATRVHGDHADRVPVEQLQVGDLIEVKPGERVAMDGIIESGVSTLNQAPITGESTPVDAQPGTPAYAGSINGSGALLIRVTRLASDNTLARIVRMVQEAQTQRAPAQRFVDTFAKYYTPAVITLAAAIAIVPPLAFRAPFSLWFYRALVLLVISCPCALVISTPVAIVSAISNAARHGVLIKGGMYLEAIGHIRAVAFDKTGTLTEGKAAVTDVESINLHTADEVLALAASIEAHSQHPVAQAIYKEAQHRGLELMPVRDYQELTGLGGQARINGRIHYVGNHPLFCERVPHVEQICQRIAQLEAEGKTTILVGSEENVLGIIAIADRVREASPGVVQALHDLGIGQTVLLSGDNERTAQAIAKTTGISHVQANLLPQDKVRAVESLLAEYGTVAMVGDGVNDAPAMARATVGIAMGAAGSDAALETADIVLMSDDLCHIPYLIRLGRRTVQNIQQNIALSLVIKGLFLALALAGLATLWMAVFADMGTSLIVIFNGMRLLRDS; translated from the coding sequence AGTTCAATACGCAGCAAACAAATCCAGCGCAGATCATCGCGAGGATCAAAGAACTAGGCTACGACGTCGCTTTGGGCGACGAACTCGTCTTTGAACTTGATGAGTTGGACTGCGCCGACTGCGCTGCCAAACTTGAACGGGCTGTCGCCGCTTTGCCCCATGTGATCGAGGCACAGGTGAATTTTGCCACAGCGCAGATGCGCGTGCGAGGCATTGCTGGTCAGGACTTGCCGGAGATGGTCATCAGGCAGGCAGCAGATCTGGGGTATGCGGCGCGATTGCGTTCACCCACAGTTGGACAGATGAAGACGCCAAAGCACAGTTGGCGCTCCTACCTGGTTCAACAGCAGCGCCTGATGCTCACGATTGCTTCAGGCTTCTTCTGGGCAGTAGCCTTCCTGTTGCGTATCATGGGCGCGACCGAATCGCCCGTAAAGATAACCTATTTTCTGGCCATACTCTGCGGTGGGTATCATGTCGCCAAGAGTGGCTGGGCGGCACTGCGCACCACACGCAGCCTGGACATGAACGCGTTAATGTCCATCGCTGCCATCGGTGCCATGGCCATTGGCGAATGGGCGGAAGGAGCCACCGCCATGTTCCTGTTTTCCCTGGGCAACGCATTGGAAACGCTGACCATGGATCGAGCGCGACAAGCCATCCGTAGGCTGGTGGAACTATCGCCAAAAGAAGCCACCCGGGTGCATGGTGATCACGCTGACCGCGTTCCTGTGGAGCAACTGCAAGTTGGCGACCTCATCGAAGTCAAGCCCGGCGAGAGAGTAGCGATGGATGGCATCATCGAAAGTGGAGTTTCCACGCTGAACCAGGCGCCCATCACTGGCGAATCCACCCCCGTAGATGCTCAACCTGGCACACCGGCATATGCAGGAAGCATCAACGGCAGTGGAGCCCTGTTGATACGCGTAACAAGGCTTGCTTCTGACAACACCTTGGCCCGTATTGTGCGCATGGTGCAAGAGGCACAGACGCAGCGGGCGCCAGCGCAACGTTTTGTGGACACTTTTGCCAAGTACTATACCCCGGCGGTTATCACACTGGCCGCGGCTATCGCCATCGTACCCCCGCTGGCTTTCCGTGCGCCGTTTTCCCTCTGGTTCTACCGCGCCTTAGTGTTGCTGGTCATCTCCTGCCCCTGCGCATTGGTTATCTCCACGCCCGTGGCCATTGTTTCAGCGATTTCCAATGCTGCCCGTCACGGCGTTTTGATCAAGGGAGGCATGTACCTGGAAGCGATTGGGCACATTCGGGCTGTGGCCTTTGACAAGACAGGGACCTTAACTGAGGGAAAAGCCGCTGTTACGGATGTGGAGTCTATCAACCTTCACACAGCCGATGAGGTCCTCGCCTTGGCTGCCTCCATCGAGGCACACTCCCAACACCCGGTCGCGCAAGCCATCTACAAAGAAGCCCAGCATCGTGGTCTCGAGCTAATGCCCGTGAGGGATTATCAAGAACTGACCGGCTTGGGCGGTCAGGCGCGTATCAATGGGCGAATTCACTACGTAGGCAACCACCCTCTGTTCTGCGAACGCGTGCCCCATGTGGAGCAAATCTGCCAGCGCATCGCACAACTGGAAGCGGAAGGCAAGACCACAATCCTGGTGGGAAGCGAGGAGAATGTACTGGGTATTATCGCCATAGCCGACCGAGTGCGGGAAGCCAGCCCAGGTGTGGTGCAGGCATTGCACGACTTGGGTATCGGACAAACCGTACTGCTCAGTGGCGACAACGAACGAACCGCGCAGGCCATAGCCAAAACAACCGGCATCAGCCATGTCCAAGCCAATCTGCTGCCGCAGGACAAAGTGCGCGCCGTGGAAAGCCTGCTGGCGGAATACGGCACTGTGGCCATGGTGGGCGATGGAGTGAACGACGCGCCGGCGATGGCGCGCGCGACCGTTGGCATTGCCATGGGCGCCGCTGGCAGCGACGCTGCATTGGAGACCGCGGACATCGTGCTCATGTCCGACGATCTGTGTCACATCCCTTATCTGATCCGTCTAGGACGACGCACCGTGCAGAATATCCAGCAAAACATTGCCCTGTCCCTAGTCATCAAAGGACTCTTTCTGGCATTGGCCCTAGCGGGCTTGGCCACTCTCTGGATGGCTGTTTTTGCTGACATGGGTACGTCCCTCATTGTTATTTTCAACGGCATGCGCCTGTTGCGCGATTCGTGA
- a CDS encoding phosphoribosyltransferase — protein MLFRDRVEAGKKLAQKLLELKLSDPLILAIPAGGVPVGAQIAKALGAPLDLMIARKIQFPWTTEAGFGAVVSDGTVYLGPHSAHLPRTVVEAQTEKARREVEHRMREFRGDRAPVDLAGKEVILVDDGLATGSTMLAAVQSVRKKQPKAVIVAVPTASGTAVKLLKPHVEALIALYVHPEHLPFAVASTYEHWYDLSDDEVKQYLAEWSQMTHKNSSSDNNLPRKTG, from the coding sequence GTGCTCTTTCGAGACCGAGTGGAAGCGGGCAAGAAATTGGCGCAGAAACTGCTGGAGTTGAAGCTGAGCGATCCGCTGATCCTGGCCATCCCTGCGGGTGGAGTGCCAGTTGGCGCCCAGATAGCCAAGGCGTTAGGCGCTCCACTGGACCTGATGATTGCGCGCAAAATCCAGTTCCCCTGGACAACCGAGGCGGGGTTTGGAGCCGTAGTATCTGACGGCACGGTGTATCTCGGACCGCATTCTGCGCATCTCCCTAGAACGGTAGTCGAAGCGCAGACGGAGAAGGCCAGAAGAGAAGTGGAACATCGCATGAGAGAGTTTCGAGGAGATAGAGCCCCTGTTGACCTCGCAGGCAAAGAAGTCATCCTAGTTGATGATGGCCTGGCAACTGGTTCGACCATGCTTGCTGCGGTGCAATCGGTTAGAAAGAAACAGCCGAAAGCAGTGATCGTCGCCGTCCCGACGGCGTCTGGGACTGCGGTGAAGCTGCTGAAACCCCACGTAGAGGCGCTCATCGCTCTTTATGTCCACCCAGAGCATCTGCCTTTTGCTGTTGCATCCACATACGAGCATTGGTACGATCTGAGCGACGATGAAGTAAAGCAATACCTGGCAGAATGGAGTCAGATGACCCACAAAAACTCCTCTTCTGACAACAACCTGCCTCGCAAAACTGGTTAG
- a CDS encoding GAF domain-containing protein → MDQVEEQKEKRELLAFRNFTRGIAHSADFSILLKAILESLHDIFEQSDAIVLFLHRQVPNQLVAECAIGYDMDPAYRIKLQVDEGIAGEVFSSGQARLYATPEAVAEAMADMSTQNRAYLSQAMLDCDCPKSVLAFPLFSGNETMGVVMLVGPERKLHHVA, encoded by the coding sequence ATGGATCAAGTTGAGGAGCAAAAAGAGAAGAGAGAACTCTTGGCTTTCCGCAATTTCACCAGAGGCATTGCCCACAGTGCAGATTTTTCGATACTGCTCAAAGCGATCTTGGAGAGTCTGCACGACATTTTCGAGCAATCTGATGCTATAGTACTGTTCCTCCATCGGCAAGTACCTAACCAACTAGTGGCGGAGTGCGCCATTGGCTATGACATGGATCCCGCTTATCGAATCAAGTTGCAGGTTGATGAGGGCATTGCGGGCGAAGTCTTTTCCTCTGGTCAGGCTAGGCTATATGCTACGCCAGAGGCGGTAGCCGAGGCAATGGCAGACATGAGCACACAGAATCGTGCTTACCTCAGTCAAGCAATGCTCGACTGTGATTGTCCCAAGAGCGTTCTTGCCTTTCCTCTGTTTTCTGGCAATGAAACAATGGGCGTTGTCATGTTGGTTGGCCCTGAACGCAAATTGCATCATGTTGCATGA
- a CDS encoding ATP-dependent DNA ligase, producing MSSFSDFVQLGEQLEATRARKVMTALVAQYLRSVAEDKIALAARMIIGRVFPEQAGRPLNLSGAAVMRVVNEVVKTTAEQHQKIASEAVDFGQSVQMMLERGARLHAQGPALALREVWQAFQDIAAISGPRSRQYKDERFRALLQRATPLEAKYLVKLAVGEMRHGVSEGLLLDSIALAASVPLELVQRANMLIGDVGAVADIALRLGHAGLERSSVKLGQPIKPMLAQTAASIAEAFDLLGGELALECKLDGARVQIHKEGQRVWLFSRNLSDLTSSLPEVCELIRQEITAQEAILEGEVIAVGADGRPLPFQHLMRRLGRVHDIVTMQQEVPVQLYLFDALYADGEILLDHRYRERIEVLQRVHGTIPLVKRLVTSSVADGEAFLEAARAAGYEGLMVKNLNSPYTPGVRGRHWLKIKPAVTLDLIIVAADWGYGRRHGWLSNYHLAARDEESGELLEVGKTFKGLTDEEFQQMTERLLALKVCEAHGTVFVRPEVVVEVAFNNIQASPHYRSGLALRFARIVRFRSDKSAAEADTIQTMRRLQAAGYF from the coding sequence GTGTCTTCATTCTCCGACTTTGTGCAATTGGGGGAGCAATTAGAGGCGACTCGCGCACGCAAAGTCATGACCGCGCTAGTGGCGCAATATCTGCGTTCGGTAGCAGAGGACAAGATTGCCCTAGCAGCCCGCATGATCATTGGACGCGTCTTTCCTGAGCAGGCAGGCCGGCCACTGAATCTGAGCGGTGCGGCTGTGATGCGTGTGGTCAATGAGGTGGTGAAAACCACTGCTGAGCAGCACCAGAAGATTGCCAGCGAAGCAGTAGATTTCGGACAGAGCGTACAGATGATGTTGGAAAGAGGCGCCCGTTTGCACGCACAGGGGCCTGCTCTTGCTCTGCGAGAGGTCTGGCAGGCATTCCAGGATATTGCAGCAATCAGCGGGCCACGGTCACGGCAATACAAGGATGAGAGATTCCGAGCGCTTTTGCAACGAGCTACTCCGTTGGAGGCAAAGTACCTCGTCAAGCTAGCAGTGGGTGAAATGCGGCATGGCGTAAGCGAGGGCTTGCTTCTAGACAGCATTGCTCTCGCTGCTAGTGTGCCGTTGGAGCTAGTGCAGAGAGCCAATATGCTGATCGGCGATGTCGGGGCTGTAGCGGATATCGCTTTGCGCCTGGGTCATGCCGGATTAGAGCGCAGCAGCGTGAAGCTAGGACAACCCATCAAACCCATGCTAGCTCAGACTGCTGCTTCTATCGCTGAAGCCTTTGACCTACTCGGTGGTGAGTTGGCTTTGGAGTGCAAACTGGATGGTGCCCGTGTGCAGATACACAAAGAGGGCCAACGGGTGTGGCTTTTCTCGCGCAATCTGTCTGATTTGACCAGCAGTTTACCTGAGGTCTGTGAGCTGATCAGGCAAGAGATCACAGCACAGGAGGCGATTCTGGAAGGGGAGGTGATTGCTGTTGGTGCCGATGGCCGACCGCTGCCTTTCCAGCATTTGATGCGGCGACTAGGTCGGGTGCACGACATTGTGACCATGCAACAAGAGGTACCGGTGCAGCTCTACTTGTTCGATGCGTTGTACGCTGATGGGGAAATATTGCTCGATCATAGGTATCGAGAACGCATAGAGGTGTTGCAGAGAGTGCATGGAACGATTCCTCTAGTGAAAAGGCTAGTGACTTCTTCTGTAGCCGATGGTGAGGCTTTCCTAGAAGCAGCTCGGGCGGCAGGCTATGAGGGCCTCATGGTCAAAAACCTAAACAGTCCCTATACTCCTGGTGTCCGTGGCCGTCACTGGCTCAAAATTAAACCAGCGGTGACGCTGGACTTGATTATTGTGGCTGCCGATTGGGGGTACGGACGGCGCCACGGTTGGCTATCCAACTACCATTTGGCAGCACGGGACGAGGAGAGCGGCGAGTTACTGGAGGTAGGAAAGACATTTAAGGGACTGACCGATGAGGAGTTCCAACAGATGACCGAAAGGCTGTTGGCACTGAAGGTTTGCGAGGCGCACGGAACGGTATTTGTCCGCCCAGAGGTAGTGGTGGAGGTCGCTTTTAACAATATCCAGGCAAGTCCACATTACCGATCAGGCCTGGCTTTGCGCTTTGCACGTATTGTCCGTTTCCGGTCAGACAAGTCAGCCGCTGAAGCAGATACGATACAAACTATGCGTCGCTTGCAGGCGGCTGGCTATTTCTGA
- a CDS encoding Glu/Leu/Phe/Val dehydrogenase translates to MNPFTLAQRQFDEVADLLALSHEAREILRWPLMEIHFRIPVRLDDGSLRVFDGFRVQHNWARGPAKGGIRFHPAENIDTVRALAMWMTWKCAVADIPLGGGKGGVVVDPTMLSTNELERLCRGWVCQVWKNIGSNWDVPAPDVGTTPQMMAWMMDEYSRLVGGYAPGVVTGKPLSVGGSEGRTGATGFGVTIAVREALKHLGIDPTGCTVSIQGFGNVSQHTAVGLIEMLGCKVIAVSCWSPRDRQAYTFTKQSGIDPWFLKSITDKYGTIDIEKAQNAGYLVEDGDAWLSQEVDVLIPAAIEGVITGETVHKISNRVKVLAEAANGPTTSEADEVLAKSKIFVIPDILCNAGGVICSYFESVQNTTNYYWDAKEVNAGLEQKMTRAVQSVLEMAQIRGVYMRHAAYMIAVDRVVKAMESRGWLHASSKSQNL, encoded by the coding sequence GTGAACCCGTTCACTTTGGCGCAGAGGCAATTTGACGAAGTAGCCGACCTACTTGCTCTCTCGCACGAAGCGCGGGAGATATTGCGTTGGCCACTGATGGAAATTCACTTTCGCATCCCAGTGCGTCTGGACGATGGTTCGTTGCGTGTCTTTGATGGCTTTCGTGTGCAACACAACTGGGCCCGCGGTCCGGCCAAGGGTGGCATCCGCTTTCACCCAGCTGAAAATATAGACACTGTACGTGCCCTTGCGATGTGGATGACTTGGAAGTGCGCGGTAGCCGATATCCCCTTGGGCGGAGGCAAAGGAGGGGTCGTGGTTGATCCGACTATGTTATCAACAAACGAGTTGGAGAGGTTGTGCCGTGGTTGGGTTTGCCAGGTATGGAAAAACATAGGCAGCAATTGGGATGTCCCTGCTCCGGATGTTGGTACTACTCCTCAAATGATGGCCTGGATGATGGATGAGTATTCCAGACTAGTGGGCGGATATGCCCCTGGTGTTGTGACTGGCAAACCACTGAGTGTTGGAGGAAGTGAAGGACGAACTGGCGCCACTGGTTTTGGCGTGACCATAGCTGTGCGAGAAGCACTCAAACACTTGGGCATTGATCCAACAGGCTGTACAGTATCCATCCAAGGTTTTGGCAATGTCAGCCAGCATACTGCTGTTGGTTTGATTGAGATGTTGGGGTGCAAGGTCATTGCGGTCTCATGCTGGTCACCCAGGGATAGACAGGCTTACACTTTCACGAAGCAAAGCGGCATAGATCCATGGTTTCTCAAGTCCATTACGGATAAGTATGGCACTATTGACATTGAAAAAGCGCAGAATGCTGGCTATCTCGTTGAAGACGGCGATGCCTGGCTATCGCAAGAGGTAGATGTGCTTATCCCTGCGGCGATTGAAGGAGTCATCACAGGCGAGACCGTGCATAAGATTAGCAACAGAGTCAAGGTATTGGCTGAAGCAGCCAATGGGCCAACCACTTCTGAGGCTGATGAGGTACTGGCGAAAAGCAAGATCTTTGTTATCCCAGATATTCTATGTAATGCGGGTGGTGTGATTTGCTCCTACTTCGAAAGTGTGCAGAACACGACGAACTACTATTGGGATGCAAAAGAGGTCAATGCCGGGCTCGAGCAGAAAATGACGAGAGCTGTTCAAAGCGTTTTAGAGATGGCTCAGATCAGAGGTGTATACATGCGCCATGCAGCTTATATGATCGCGGTTGATCGTGTGGTCAAGGCGATGGAATCACGCGGTTGGTTACATGCATCATCTAAATCACAAAATCTTTAG
- a CDS encoding 1-acyl-sn-glycerol-3-phosphate acyltransferase yields the protein MTLVQKIVLLVLRGLINILCRVDAEQLKKVPAHGPLILVANHVNFLDVPLLFVYLQPRRVTAFAKIETWDNPILGFLFTLFDAIPLHRGEADTVAFRRALAELEAGHILAIAPEGTRSRHGRLQRGRPGAVMLALRTGAPLLPVVYYGGENFYRNLSRLQRTDFHIVVGQPFYIQANEVKITREVRWQITDEVMYQLAALLPPAYRGYYSDLSAATETYLRFPPGSESNLRRALADTTTMP from the coding sequence ATGACGTTGGTCCAGAAGATCGTGCTCTTGGTCCTGAGGGGATTGATCAATATCCTCTGCCGGGTAGATGCTGAGCAACTGAAAAAAGTGCCGGCACATGGGCCGCTCATCCTAGTGGCCAACCACGTCAACTTCCTGGACGTCCCCTTGCTTTTCGTCTACCTGCAGCCGCGACGAGTGACTGCCTTCGCCAAAATCGAAACGTGGGATAACCCCATTCTAGGCTTTCTATTCACCCTTTTCGATGCCATTCCTCTGCACCGAGGCGAAGCCGATACGGTTGCCTTTCGCCGCGCACTAGCCGAATTGGAAGCAGGGCACATCCTGGCCATAGCACCAGAGGGAACGCGCAGCAGACACGGACGGTTACAACGCGGACGTCCCGGTGCGGTCATGTTGGCCTTGCGCACAGGCGCGCCACTGCTGCCCGTCGTCTACTACGGTGGTGAAAACTTTTACCGGAATCTGTCTCGCTTACAGCGCACTGATTTTCACATCGTGGTCGGCCAGCCATTCTACATACAGGCCAATGAAGTGAAAATAACGCGAGAAGTACGCTGGCAAATAACCGATGAGGTGATGTATCAGTTGGCAGCCCTGTTGCCTCCCGCCTATCGAGGCTATTATTCCGATTTGTCGGCAGCCACAGAGACGTATCTGCGCTTTCCGCCAGGCTCGGAGAGCAATCTCCGCCGTGCGCTTGCCGATACAACGACCATGCCATAA